One stretch of Sulfuricystis multivorans DNA includes these proteins:
- a CDS encoding 4Fe-4S dicluster domain-containing protein, with product MSEELRVSPIETRGLAGKRRFAMVVDTRRCIGCMACQVACKAEYDTPLGVNRTWVPYKVAGKYPNVKKHFLPRLCNHCDDPPCVRNCPVEATFKVEDGGFVLQRYERCIGCRSCMAACPYNARFMLPSHRTYTPITNVVDKCTFCFHRVTQNLVPACVQTCIGRARVFGDINDPNSEVSYLVANNPTQVLRPEEGTKPHVFYIGADRNHTEFGRDAYRKIEVMELERAAFKNHFKI from the coding sequence ATGAGCGAGGAACTGAGGGTCTCGCCGATCGAGACCAGAGGCCTGGCCGGCAAACGGCGTTTCGCGATGGTCGTGGACACACGCCGCTGCATCGGCTGCATGGCTTGCCAGGTGGCCTGCAAGGCCGAATACGACACACCGCTGGGCGTCAATCGCACTTGGGTACCCTACAAGGTCGCGGGCAAGTATCCGAACGTCAAGAAACATTTCCTGCCACGCTTGTGCAATCACTGCGACGATCCGCCTTGCGTGCGCAACTGTCCGGTGGAGGCGACTTTCAAGGTCGAGGATGGTGGCTTCGTGCTGCAGCGCTATGAGCGCTGCATCGGCTGCCGTAGCTGCATGGCGGCCTGCCCCTACAACGCGCGCTTCATGCTGCCGTCGCACCGCACCTACACGCCGATCACCAACGTGGTCGACAAGTGCACCTTCTGCTTCCATCGCGTCACCCAAAATCTCGTGCCGGCTTGCGTGCAGACCTGCATCGGCCGCGCGCGCGTGTTCGGCGACATCAACGATCCGAACAGCGAGGTGTCCTATCTCGTCGCGAATAACCCGACCCAGGTGCTGCGTCCCGAGGAAGGCACCAAGCCGCATGTCTTCTACATCGGTGCCGACCGCAACCATACCGAGTTTGGCCGCGACGCCTACCGCAAGATCGAGGTGATGGAGCTCGAACGCGCGGCCTTCAAGAACCACTTCAAGATCTGA
- a CDS encoding DUF309 domain-containing protein, producing MKILELAPKELPPPDRQVLTDIDWSEAAAMWNGNQLGQLHDWLNERWSRLIRNSPAGMRDPEAEFLQGLAYATLALFFTQNRNQEGALLMIDDATMALARYRPRFLGVHVEPILGALQELRPLLVGLAPDDDCPLYPFVFPKFEYTA from the coding sequence ATGAAGATTCTCGAACTCGCGCCGAAAGAACTGCCGCCGCCCGACCGGCAGGTGCTCACCGATATCGACTGGTCGGAAGCCGCGGCGATGTGGAATGGCAACCAACTCGGGCAGCTGCACGATTGGCTCAACGAGCGCTGGTCGCGACTGATCCGCAACAGCCCCGCCGGCATGCGCGATCCGGAGGCGGAGTTCCTCCAGGGGCTCGCCTATGCCACACTTGCGCTGTTCTTCACCCAGAACCGCAACCAGGAAGGCGCGCTGTTGATGATCGACGACGCAACGATGGCGCTGGCGCGTTACCGGCCGCGCTTTCTCGGCGTGCATGTCGAGCCGATCCTCGGCGCGCTGCAGGAATTGCGCCCGCTCTTGGTCGGGCTTGCGCCCGATGACGACTGTCCGCTGTATCCTTTCGTCTTTCCAAAGTTCGAATACACCGCTTGA
- a CDS encoding 4Fe-4S dicluster domain-containing protein, translated as MAIAYPEFRNTRCTRFRFRYSECRRCLDACPHEAIVLADDGARLDEARCRNCGLCIPACHTGAWASASFKPIDLLRQAIKQPSFSVACAPSGLAADAIIPCLGALSAAFVAYLGKRRIPLTLLGSGHCSQCEHGAKGASQLAACLDAAARLREAAQEPDKEWLEPQLSDAAPRVGQTAARPTPTARRQLFRRLLGRGVEAIAAPQSAAPPPAPDKAIRAGAYAGTEERELLQIVCERKDGQPTLIEWHEALPLMQLTLKPGCTNCEACFRACPTGALQIVENPGEWSLAVQVDRCVACEVCLEVCQPRVLDAEARFDARPEQPPRVLHSLVKQRCARCERFFVSATPQEHCPICADDEDAFAQIFG; from the coding sequence GTGGCGATCGCCTATCCAGAATTCCGCAATACGCGCTGTACGCGCTTCCGCTTTCGTTACAGCGAATGCCGGCGCTGCCTCGATGCCTGCCCGCACGAGGCGATCGTGCTTGCCGACGATGGCGCGCGTCTCGACGAGGCGCGCTGCCGTAATTGCGGCTTATGTATTCCTGCCTGCCACACCGGCGCCTGGGCCTCGGCAAGCTTCAAGCCGATCGATCTGTTGCGTCAGGCCATCAAGCAGCCGAGCTTTTCGGTCGCCTGCGCGCCCTCGGGCCTGGCCGCCGATGCGATCATCCCCTGCTTGGGCGCCCTGAGCGCGGCTTTCGTCGCCTATCTGGGCAAGCGGCGCATACCGCTCACCCTCCTGGGCAGCGGGCATTGCAGTCAATGCGAGCATGGCGCCAAGGGCGCAAGCCAGCTCGCCGCCTGTCTCGATGCCGCGGCACGGTTGCGCGAAGCAGCGCAGGAACCCGACAAGGAATGGCTCGAGCCGCAACTTTCCGATGCCGCTCCACGGGTCGGCCAGACAGCCGCAAGGCCAACACCGACGGCACGGCGGCAACTCTTTCGCCGCCTGCTCGGCCGCGGCGTCGAGGCGATCGCCGCGCCGCAAAGCGCCGCACCGCCGCCGGCTCCCGACAAGGCGATCCGCGCTGGCGCCTATGCCGGCACCGAGGAACGCGAGCTGCTGCAGATCGTCTGCGAGCGCAAGGACGGGCAGCCGACGCTGATCGAATGGCATGAGGCGTTGCCGCTGATGCAGCTGACGCTCAAGCCCGGCTGTACGAATTGCGAAGCCTGTTTCCGTGCCTGCCCGACCGGCGCGTTGCAAATCGTCGAGAACCCCGGCGAATGGTCACTGGCCGTTCAAGTGGATCGGTGCGTCGCCTGTGAGGTCTGCCTCGAAGTCTGTCAGCCGCGCGTGCTCGATGCCGAAGCGCGTTTCGACGCACGCCCCGAGCAACCCCCGCGCGTCTTGCACAGTCTGGTCAAGCAACGCTGCGCACGCTGCGAGCGCTTTTTCGTCTCTGCAACTCCGCAAGAGCATTGCCCGATCTGCGCAGACGACGAAGACGCTTTCGCGCAAATCTTTGGCTGA
- a CDS encoding TorD/DmsD family molecular chaperone, which produces MLMEALRIDEGAAQEIGVGETAALFASPAETAAECRARASIYRLLAGVFVEEVSPSFLTALRQEELLAQLEVSGIRFDDDFLRTPADELIDALAVEYTALFASSGGFPPVESARLFGLLRQEPAFQAEATYRRLGFALQSGKHPVFPDQLGVELTFVAELLERSAAALDRGDLAAQRKLDKEIKRFWAQHLGRWVRGYARLIQRAAAHSFYREMARFLEGFATEEIQTMGLKVEDADQGRLVVPKAEVKVEFNPDEPVCNACVGEAVAHKQVKVQPLQDLR; this is translated from the coding sequence ATGCTGATGGAAGCTTTGAGAATCGACGAGGGAGCAGCGCAGGAAATCGGCGTTGGCGAGACGGCAGCCCTCTTCGCCTCGCCTGCCGAGACCGCCGCCGAATGCCGAGCGCGCGCATCGATCTATCGTCTGCTGGCGGGGGTCTTCGTCGAAGAGGTCTCACCGTCTTTTCTGACGGCGCTCAGGCAAGAGGAACTCCTTGCGCAGCTGGAAGTTAGCGGCATCCGTTTCGATGACGATTTCCTGCGCACGCCGGCGGACGAGTTGATCGACGCGCTGGCCGTCGAATACACCGCGCTGTTCGCATCGAGCGGCGGTTTTCCTCCGGTCGAGTCGGCACGGCTGTTCGGGCTGCTCAGGCAAGAACCCGCCTTCCAGGCCGAGGCGACCTACCGGCGTCTCGGCTTCGCGCTGCAGTCGGGGAAGCACCCGGTCTTCCCGGATCAGCTCGGTGTCGAGCTCACGTTCGTCGCCGAGCTGCTGGAGCGCTCGGCGGCTGCCCTCGATAGAGGTGACTTGGCGGCGCAGCGCAAGCTCGACAAGGAGATCAAACGTTTCTGGGCGCAACATTTGGGCCGCTGGGTACGCGGTTACGCACGCCTGATCCAGCGCGCCGCAGCGCATTCCTTCTATCGTGAAATGGCGCGTTTTCTCGAAGGTTTCGCCACCGAGGAAATCCAGACGATGGGACTCAAGGTCGAAGATGCCGACCAGGGCCGGCTGGTGGTGCCGAAAGCCGAAGTCAAGGTCGAGTTCAACCCGGACGAGCCGGTGTGCAATGCCTGCGTCGGCGAGGCCGTGGCGCACAAGCAAGTCAAGGTGCAGCCGCTGCAGGATTTGCGCTGA
- a CDS encoding PhnD/SsuA/transferrin family substrate-binding protein — protein sequence MSVANLSRRRICQALLVAAAIPRAVRAQDEPLRIGLTPVFLDDQVSFLGRWRDWFERKLKRSVVFVQRGNYREVIDLIRGGKVDFAWICGYPYVRYRDELHLVAVPLWHGRPYYRSYLIAASAAASPASLNDLRGKVFAFSDPDSNSGFLYPQYRLITEGHNPATFFARTFFTWSHRGVVEAVGVGLADAGAVDSYVWETLRELYPHLTEGTRVIEQSPEFGHTPFVARPGIGADELHRFQMLLLGMAEDAEGAELLRQMRLDGFIAGHPSLYDGIARMAARLRR from the coding sequence ATGAGCGTGGCCAACCTTTCCCGTCGCCGTATCTGCCAAGCGCTCCTGGTTGCCGCGGCAATCCCTCGCGCAGTGCGTGCGCAGGATGAGCCGTTGCGCATCGGCCTGACACCGGTTTTCCTCGACGATCAGGTGAGTTTTCTTGGGCGTTGGCGCGACTGGTTCGAACGCAAACTGAAACGCAGCGTGGTCTTCGTCCAGCGCGGCAATTATCGCGAAGTGATCGATCTGATCCGCGGCGGCAAGGTCGATTTCGCCTGGATCTGCGGTTATCCCTATGTGCGCTATCGCGACGAGCTCCACCTCGTCGCCGTGCCGCTCTGGCATGGCCGACCCTACTACCGCTCCTATCTGATCGCAGCGTCCGCTGCGGCTTCGCCTGCCAGCCTGAACGATCTGCGCGGCAAGGTATTCGCCTTCTCGGATCCCGATTCGAATTCCGGTTTTCTCTATCCCCAATACCGGCTGATCACCGAGGGCCACAACCCCGCTACCTTCTTTGCGCGCACCTTCTTTACCTGGTCACACCGCGGCGTCGTCGAAGCCGTCGGCGTGGGTTTGGCCGATGCTGGCGCCGTCGACAGCTATGTCTGGGAGACCTTGCGCGAGCTCTATCCACATCTGACCGAAGGCACCCGGGTCATCGAACAATCGCCGGAATTCGGCCACACACCGTTCGTGGCGCGCCCCGGTATCGGTGCCGATGAGCTGCACCGTTTCCAGATGCTTCTGCTCGGCATGGCCGAGGATGCCGAAGGCGCTGAATTACTCCGTCAGATGCGACTCGATGGTTTCATCGCTGGCCACCCGTCGCTCTACGACGGCATCGCCAGAATGGCGGCAAGGCTGCGACGATGA
- a CDS encoding molybdopterin-dependent oxidoreductase, which yields MEMPKVTRRTFLKVSAATGTAAATAPRLLQAMENELGGKDFGPVTGAERQAIPYTCHVCNIQDGAIAYVENGRIVKLEGNPEHVSTRGRLCAKGNSGMWYTYNPDRVLYPLKRVGARGEGKWKRITWDEALTEIAQKLDAALKEDPNTIFLKWGRDRTGGALTRFMHTLGSDSTMNHTSVCESSKKVGLEPSWGPDIETPDFANTKYVLNFGSNVLEASYFHNPLSQRVTEGRIDNHMKIVTFDVRLSNTAGFSDEWIPVHPATDGAVALAIGHVILRDDLQDSDFINTWTNVTVKELKEHYKQFTPEWAEKISGVPAATIERLAHEFATAKPATVFTYRGPAKHLYGSYNEKACMMLPILTGNVETKGGYCLPRGMGWPQPDPKPPKPAKHAYSNHHHHPLYPLASHSVSHLTPFDIVEGKRKVNVYFTYMDNPTYTNPGGMAVWGKLFKDEKLIPYYVSISTVIGEETALADIILPDCMFLERWEPESMPNSLWPWLGIRQPVIAPLGETRETRVILRDIIHKLDPDGSRGMKKYWNFKDGEDYMRQHFDNIPGLKEAGGLDFLKKKGVWPIYGKLNPATGKISDKTGREIKAEYELYKKELSAADMMGATVGKDGVIMKNGKAIGVQRNGKNYVGFPTPNRLINVRVDEWAKYGFNPMPTFKRIPWHETMKDDELIMTTYKFNVHVQSRTASVKWLAEIAHNNPMWINTETAKKIGVKTGDLVRVESKVGYLVTKAYVTEGIHPKTVAIATGCGHWEYGRLATLKLKEQPQFGGTEDPDLKNVWWDDKGVHPNAIIPAIADPIGGSQAWYDTVVKVTKAGPNDKYGDVQGDWQKHLEAFKEGLRYAYTGDLHRKMHPEMASWAGPESAEHEGHG from the coding sequence ATGGAAATGCCAAAAGTCACGCGTCGCACCTTCCTCAAGGTCAGCGCCGCCACCGGCACGGCGGCCGCCACCGCGCCGCGCCTTCTGCAGGCGATGGAAAACGAACTGGGCGGCAAGGACTTCGGTCCAGTCACCGGCGCCGAGCGTCAAGCGATTCCCTACACCTGTCACGTCTGCAACATCCAGGACGGCGCGATCGCCTATGTCGAAAACGGTCGCATCGTCAAGCTCGAAGGCAACCCCGAGCATGTATCCACGCGCGGCCGTCTGTGCGCCAAGGGCAATTCGGGCATGTGGTACACCTACAATCCGGATCGCGTGCTCTACCCGTTGAAGCGCGTCGGCGCGCGCGGCGAGGGCAAGTGGAAACGCATCACCTGGGACGAGGCGCTGACCGAGATCGCCCAGAAGCTCGACGCGGCGCTGAAGGAAGACCCGAATACGATCTTCCTCAAGTGGGGCCGCGACCGCACCGGTGGCGCGCTGACCCGCTTCATGCACACGCTCGGTTCCGACAGCACGATGAACCACACCTCGGTGTGCGAGTCGTCGAAGAAGGTTGGCCTGGAGCCGTCCTGGGGGCCGGACATCGAGACGCCGGACTTCGCCAACACCAAGTACGTGCTCAACTTCGGCTCCAACGTGCTGGAAGCCTCCTACTTCCACAATCCGCTCTCGCAGCGCGTCACCGAAGGCCGCATCGACAACCACATGAAGATCGTCACCTTCGATGTGCGCCTGTCGAACACCGCCGGCTTCTCGGACGAGTGGATTCCGGTCCATCCGGCCACCGACGGCGCGGTGGCGCTCGCCATTGGTCATGTGATCCTGCGCGACGATCTGCAGGATTCCGACTTCATCAATACCTGGACCAATGTCACAGTCAAGGAGCTCAAAGAGCACTACAAGCAATTCACGCCGGAGTGGGCGGAAAAGATCTCCGGCGTGCCGGCCGCGACGATCGAGCGGCTGGCGCACGAGTTCGCCACAGCCAAGCCGGCAACGGTGTTCACTTACCGGGGCCCGGCCAAGCACCTTTATGGTTCCTACAACGAAAAGGCCTGCATGATGCTGCCGATCCTCACCGGCAACGTCGAGACCAAGGGGGGGTATTGCCTGCCGCGCGGCATGGGCTGGCCACAACCCGACCCGAAGCCGCCCAAGCCGGCCAAGCATGCCTATTCGAACCACCATCATCATCCGCTCTATCCGCTGGCAAGCCACAGCGTGTCGCACCTGACGCCATTCGACATCGTCGAGGGCAAGCGCAAGGTGAATGTCTACTTCACCTACATGGACAACCCGACCTACACCAACCCTGGCGGGATGGCCGTATGGGGCAAGCTGTTCAAGGACGAGAAGCTGATTCCCTACTATGTCTCGATCAGCACGGTGATCGGCGAGGAGACGGCGCTGGCCGACATCATCCTGCCCGACTGCATGTTCCTCGAGCGCTGGGAGCCGGAATCGATGCCCAACTCGCTGTGGCCGTGGCTGGGCATCCGTCAGCCGGTGATCGCGCCGCTGGGCGAGACGCGCGAGACGCGCGTGATCCTGCGCGACATCATCCACAAGCTCGATCCGGACGGCTCGCGCGGCATGAAGAAGTACTGGAACTTCAAGGATGGCGAAGACTACATGCGCCAGCACTTCGACAACATCCCCGGCCTCAAGGAAGCCGGCGGTCTCGACTTCCTGAAGAAGAAAGGCGTCTGGCCGATCTACGGCAAGCTCAATCCGGCCACCGGCAAGATCAGCGACAAGACCGGGCGCGAGATCAAGGCCGAATACGAGCTCTACAAGAAGGAGCTGTCGGCCGCCGATATGATGGGCGCCACCGTCGGCAAAGATGGCGTGATCATGAAGAACGGCAAGGCGATCGGCGTGCAGCGCAACGGCAAGAACTACGTCGGTTTCCCGACCCCCAATCGCCTGATCAATGTGCGTGTCGATGAGTGGGCGAAGTATGGCTTCAACCCGATGCCGACCTTCAAGCGCATTCCCTGGCACGAGACGATGAAGGACGACGAGCTGATCATGACCACCTACAAGTTCAACGTCCATGTCCAGTCACGCACGGCGTCGGTCAAATGGCTGGCCGAGATCGCCCACAACAATCCGATGTGGATCAACACCGAGACGGCGAAGAAGATCGGCGTCAAGACCGGTGATCTGGTACGCGTCGAATCGAAGGTGGGGTATCTCGTCACCAAGGCCTATGTCACCGAGGGGATCCATCCGAAGACCGTCGCGATTGCGACCGGCTGCGGCCACTGGGAGTACGGGCGGCTCGCCACGCTCAAGCTCAAAGAGCAGCCTCAGTTCGGTGGAACCGAAGACCCGGACCTGAAAAACGTCTGGTGGGATGACAAGGGCGTGCATCCGAACGCGATCATCCCAGCCATCGCCGACCCGATCGGCGGCTCTCAGGCCTGGTACGATACGGTGGTCAAGGTAACCAAGGCCGGCCCGAACGACAAGTATGGCGACGTGCAGGGTGACTGGCAGAAGCATCTCGAAGCCTTCAAGGAAGGCCTACGCTATGCCTATACGGGTGATCTGCACCGCAAGATGCATCCGGAAATGGCCAGCTGGGCCGGGCCCGAGAGCGCCGAACACGAGGGCCACGGCTGA
- the nrfD gene encoding NrfD/PsrC family molybdoenzyme membrane anchor subunit, translating to MGEYVWFHDVSWHATYAIYFFVIGILAGLSFLSYGSWRTPALRPLREKAAYGSFGLLIIGGLLLIADLSQPMRFLNILNPAYLHFTSPLAWGAVNIVAFGISSVLYILALQKGDEAKGKLLALVTALLALGLPVYTGYDLTVHQSRPLWNTPIMPVLFVALAIASGSAVGSLIAGANAEAQKVLREYMLWSAGAVAVILVSIMGTTNYGGAASELTFMIMTTGTMGLLFIGVGFLAGSVAPAVMLYAPIGKSQGVLMISALLILIGSAALRYVILMGPQQLQTLY from the coding sequence ATGGGTGAATATGTCTGGTTCCACGACGTTTCGTGGCATGCGACTTACGCGATCTACTTCTTCGTCATCGGCATCCTCGCCGGGCTGTCCTTCCTCTCCTACGGTTCCTGGCGCACGCCGGCGCTGCGGCCGTTGCGCGAGAAGGCGGCCTATGGCTCCTTCGGTCTGCTGATCATTGGCGGTCTGCTCTTGATCGCCGATCTCTCGCAGCCGATGCGCTTCCTCAACATCCTCAACCCGGCGTATCTGCACTTCACCTCGCCGCTGGCCTGGGGGGCGGTCAACATCGTCGCCTTCGGCATCAGCTCGGTCCTCTACATCCTCGCACTGCAGAAGGGGGACGAGGCGAAAGGCAAGCTGCTGGCGCTGGTCACGGCGCTCTTGGCCCTCGGCCTGCCGGTCTACACCGGCTACGATTTGACCGTGCACCAGTCGCGGCCGCTCTGGAACACGCCCATCATGCCGGTGCTGTTCGTCGCGCTGGCCATCGCTTCCGGTTCGGCCGTCGGCTCGCTCATTGCCGGCGCCAATGCCGAAGCGCAGAAGGTGCTGCGCGAATACATGCTCTGGTCGGCAGGCGCCGTCGCGGTGATCCTCGTCTCGATCATGGGCACCACCAACTATGGCGGCGCGGCTTCCGAGCTCACCTTCATGATCATGACCACCGGCACGATGGGCTTGCTGTTCATCGGCGTGGGCTTCCTGGCTGGCAGCGTCGCACCGGCGGTGATGCTCTATGCGCCGATCGGCAAGAGCCAGGGCGTGCTGATGATCTCGGCCCTCTTGATCCTGATCGGCAGCGCCGCGCTGCGCTATGTGATCCTGATGGGCCCGCAACAACTGCAAACCCTCTACTGA